A single region of the Musa acuminata AAA Group cultivar baxijiao chromosome BXJ1-11, Cavendish_Baxijiao_AAA, whole genome shotgun sequence genome encodes:
- the LOC103971910 gene encoding uncharacterized protein LOC103971910 isoform X1 codes for MDRESHYSSLQSSDHLPQDNSSFHHSNQPSVQCLLCRRVFSLEAELNDGFEAIHICRECKIMVLDDNHTNLNVRDIRRIRRQRRDWFRSSEPIEDLFSHRFSRLINLANHNNETQSGGDTPVTVRRHASYYASRSRSWRRQSALSDNDSDALDQSESALGETDSNVSFGGYGGDSDASLDRLSLIDRQVLLQHENESYVSTDTDIDPMHAGLDQWNSDGEDDEDGEWVEASWVELSMFADPQQQFQDANGSPSSNGMGRAQDGAWFQLRIGETPAEYSDVFADFEESDIRPTYVGNPGDYVDARGFEELLEQLAETDSSRRGAPPAAASFVRTLPSVVVSKDHRRKGTQICAVCKDPLLVDTEAKQLPCRHLYHPSCILPWLNVRNSCPVCRYELPTDDPEYEEAKRNLNQTERHVSQPTDTAVETYDTSSELENEEASDIGIANAEHRSLDHAVNRSGEVSRGGWLFLAAAPIVSIVGIVLIFWLRKPSGDVRIQGGAREQPLHRSQSNSSPADRNRRWWSIF; via the coding sequence ATGGATAGAGAATCCCATTATTCTTCTCTTCAGTCGTCTGATCATTTACCACAAGATAACAGTTCATTTCATCATTCCAACCAACCAAGTGTACAATGCTTATTATGCAGAAGAGTTTTCTCTTTGGAGGCAGAGCTGAATGATGGTTTTGAAGCAATACACATTTGTAGGGAGTGCAAAATCATGGTTCTTGATGATAATCATACAAATTTAAACGTTAGAGATATCCGTCGAATAAGGAGACAAAGGAGAGATTGGTTCAGGAGCTCAGAGCCAATTGAGGATTTATTCTCTCATAGATTTTCCCGACTGATTAATTTGGCTAACCACAATAATGAAACACAATCTGGAGGTGATACTCCTGTTACTGTTCGGCGGCATGCCAGCTATTATGCATCCCGGAGCAGGTCCTGGAGACGGCAAAGTGCATTATCTGATAATGACAGTGATGCTCTTGATCAATCGGAATCCGCGCTCGGTGAAACCGACTCAAATGTTAGTTTTGGTGGTTATGGAGGAGACTCAGATGCCTCCCTGGATAGACTTAGCTTGATTGACAGACAAGTGTTGTTGCAACATGAGAATGAGAGCTATGTATCCACCGACACAGATATTGACCCGATGCATGCAGGACTTGATCAGTGGAACTCAGATGGGGAAGATGATGAAGATGGAGAGTGGGTAGAGGCCTCTTGGGTTGAATTAAGTATGTTTGCGGACCCACAACAGCAGTTCCAGGATGCTAATGGTAGTCCAAGTAGTAATGGTATGGGAAGAGCTCAAGATGGTGCCTGGTTTCAGTTGAGGATAGGAGAAACTCCAGCAGAGTATTCTGATGTTTTTGCTGACTTTGAGGAATCAGACATTAGACCAACTTATGTTGGGAATCCAGGAGATTATGTTGATGCAAGGGGATTCGAGGAGCTGCTTGAGCAGCTTGCAGAGACTGACAGCTCAAGAAGGGGGGCACCTCCTGCAGCAGCATCCTTCGTGAGGACTCTCCCATCCGTAGTTGTTTCAAAAGACCATCGAAGAAAGGGTACCCAGATTTGTGCGGTCTGCAAGGACCCATTACTTGTTGATACCGAAGCAAAGCAGCTTCCCTGTAGGCACCTTTATCATCCTTCCTGCATCTTGCCATGGTTGAATGTAAGGAACTCATGCCCGGTTTGCAGATACGAGCTCCCCACTGATGATCCAGAGTACGAAGAGGCAAAAAGGAACCTGAACCAAACCGAAAGGCATGTGTCTCAGCCCACAGACACGGCTGTGGAGACCTATGATACATCTTCTGAATTGGAGAACGAAGAAGCGTCTGATATCGGTATTGCAAATGCTGAGCATCGCAGTTTAGATCACGCGGTGAATAGAAGTGGAGAGGTCAGCAGAGGTGGATGGCTATTCCTCGCTGCCGCCCCAATTGTCAGTATTGTTGGTATTGTTCTCATTTTCTGGTTAAGAAAACCGTCCGGTGATGTGAGAATTCAGGGCGGCGCCAGGGAACAGCCTCTGCACAGATCTCAGAGCAACTCATCTCCAGCGGACAGAAACAGGAGATGGTGGTCTATCTTTTAG
- the LOC103971910 gene encoding uncharacterized protein LOC103971910 isoform X2, whose translation MVAKLRRVFSLEAELNDGFEAIHICRECKIMVLDDNHTNLNVRDIRRIRRQRRDWFRSSEPIEDLFSHRFSRLINLANHNNETQSGGDTPVTVRRHASYYASRSRSWRRQSALSDNDSDALDQSESALGETDSNVSFGGYGGDSDASLDRLSLIDRQVLLQHENESYVSTDTDIDPMHAGLDQWNSDGEDDEDGEWVEASWVELSMFADPQQQFQDANGSPSSNGMGRAQDGAWFQLRIGETPAEYSDVFADFEESDIRPTYVGNPGDYVDARGFEELLEQLAETDSSRRGAPPAAASFVRTLPSVVVSKDHRRKGTQICAVCKDPLLVDTEAKQLPCRHLYHPSCILPWLNVRNSCPVCRYELPTDDPEYEEAKRNLNQTERHVSQPTDTAVETYDTSSELENEEASDIGIANAEHRSLDHAVNRSGEVSRGGWLFLAAAPIVSIVGIVLIFWLRKPSGDVRIQGGAREQPLHRSQSNSSPADRNRRWWSIF comes from the exons ATGGTGGCAAAACTGCG AAGAGTTTTCTCTTTGGAGGCAGAGCTGAATGATGGTTTTGAAGCAATACACATTTGTAGGGAGTGCAAAATCATGGTTCTTGATGATAATCATACAAATTTAAACGTTAGAGATATCCGTCGAATAAGGAGACAAAGGAGAGATTGGTTCAGGAGCTCAGAGCCAATTGAGGATTTATTCTCTCATAGATTTTCCCGACTGATTAATTTGGCTAACCACAATAATGAAACACAATCTGGAGGTGATACTCCTGTTACTGTTCGGCGGCATGCCAGCTATTATGCATCCCGGAGCAGGTCCTGGAGACGGCAAAGTGCATTATCTGATAATGACAGTGATGCTCTTGATCAATCGGAATCCGCGCTCGGTGAAACCGACTCAAATGTTAGTTTTGGTGGTTATGGAGGAGACTCAGATGCCTCCCTGGATAGACTTAGCTTGATTGACAGACAAGTGTTGTTGCAACATGAGAATGAGAGCTATGTATCCACCGACACAGATATTGACCCGATGCATGCAGGACTTGATCAGTGGAACTCAGATGGGGAAGATGATGAAGATGGAGAGTGGGTAGAGGCCTCTTGGGTTGAATTAAGTATGTTTGCGGACCCACAACAGCAGTTCCAGGATGCTAATGGTAGTCCAAGTAGTAATGGTATGGGAAGAGCTCAAGATGGTGCCTGGTTTCAGTTGAGGATAGGAGAAACTCCAGCAGAGTATTCTGATGTTTTTGCTGACTTTGAGGAATCAGACATTAGACCAACTTATGTTGGGAATCCAGGAGATTATGTTGATGCAAGGGGATTCGAGGAGCTGCTTGAGCAGCTTGCAGAGACTGACAGCTCAAGAAGGGGGGCACCTCCTGCAGCAGCATCCTTCGTGAGGACTCTCCCATCCGTAGTTGTTTCAAAAGACCATCGAAGAAAGGGTACCCAGATTTGTGCGGTCTGCAAGGACCCATTACTTGTTGATACCGAAGCAAAGCAGCTTCCCTGTAGGCACCTTTATCATCCTTCCTGCATCTTGCCATGGTTGAATGTAAGGAACTCATGCCCGGTTTGCAGATACGAGCTCCCCACTGATGATCCAGAGTACGAAGAGGCAAAAAGGAACCTGAACCAAACCGAAAGGCATGTGTCTCAGCCCACAGACACGGCTGTGGAGACCTATGATACATCTTCTGAATTGGAGAACGAAGAAGCGTCTGATATCGGTATTGCAAATGCTGAGCATCGCAGTTTAGATCACGCGGTGAATAGAAGTGGAGAGGTCAGCAGAGGTGGATGGCTATTCCTCGCTGCCGCCCCAATTGTCAGTATTGTTGGTATTGTTCTCATTTTCTGGTTAAGAAAACCGTCCGGTGATGTGAGAATTCAGGGCGGCGCCAGGGAACAGCCTCTGCACAGATCTCAGAGCAACTCATCTCCAGCGGACAGAAACAGGAGATGGTGGTCTATCTTTTAG
- the LOC103971910 gene encoding uncharacterized protein LOC103971910 isoform X3, which yields MVLDDNHTNLNVRDIRRIRRQRRDWFRSSEPIEDLFSHRFSRLINLANHNNETQSGGDTPVTVRRHASYYASRSRSWRRQSALSDNDSDALDQSESALGETDSNVSFGGYGGDSDASLDRLSLIDRQVLLQHENESYVSTDTDIDPMHAGLDQWNSDGEDDEDGEWVEASWVELSMFADPQQQFQDANGSPSSNGMGRAQDGAWFQLRIGETPAEYSDVFADFEESDIRPTYVGNPGDYVDARGFEELLEQLAETDSSRRGAPPAAASFVRTLPSVVVSKDHRRKGTQICAVCKDPLLVDTEAKQLPCRHLYHPSCILPWLNVRNSCPVCRYELPTDDPEYEEAKRNLNQTERHVSQPTDTAVETYDTSSELENEEASDIGIANAEHRSLDHAVNRSGEVSRGGWLFLAAAPIVSIVGIVLIFWLRKPSGDVRIQGGAREQPLHRSQSNSSPADRNRRWWSIF from the coding sequence ATGGTTCTTGATGATAATCATACAAATTTAAACGTTAGAGATATCCGTCGAATAAGGAGACAAAGGAGAGATTGGTTCAGGAGCTCAGAGCCAATTGAGGATTTATTCTCTCATAGATTTTCCCGACTGATTAATTTGGCTAACCACAATAATGAAACACAATCTGGAGGTGATACTCCTGTTACTGTTCGGCGGCATGCCAGCTATTATGCATCCCGGAGCAGGTCCTGGAGACGGCAAAGTGCATTATCTGATAATGACAGTGATGCTCTTGATCAATCGGAATCCGCGCTCGGTGAAACCGACTCAAATGTTAGTTTTGGTGGTTATGGAGGAGACTCAGATGCCTCCCTGGATAGACTTAGCTTGATTGACAGACAAGTGTTGTTGCAACATGAGAATGAGAGCTATGTATCCACCGACACAGATATTGACCCGATGCATGCAGGACTTGATCAGTGGAACTCAGATGGGGAAGATGATGAAGATGGAGAGTGGGTAGAGGCCTCTTGGGTTGAATTAAGTATGTTTGCGGACCCACAACAGCAGTTCCAGGATGCTAATGGTAGTCCAAGTAGTAATGGTATGGGAAGAGCTCAAGATGGTGCCTGGTTTCAGTTGAGGATAGGAGAAACTCCAGCAGAGTATTCTGATGTTTTTGCTGACTTTGAGGAATCAGACATTAGACCAACTTATGTTGGGAATCCAGGAGATTATGTTGATGCAAGGGGATTCGAGGAGCTGCTTGAGCAGCTTGCAGAGACTGACAGCTCAAGAAGGGGGGCACCTCCTGCAGCAGCATCCTTCGTGAGGACTCTCCCATCCGTAGTTGTTTCAAAAGACCATCGAAGAAAGGGTACCCAGATTTGTGCGGTCTGCAAGGACCCATTACTTGTTGATACCGAAGCAAAGCAGCTTCCCTGTAGGCACCTTTATCATCCTTCCTGCATCTTGCCATGGTTGAATGTAAGGAACTCATGCCCGGTTTGCAGATACGAGCTCCCCACTGATGATCCAGAGTACGAAGAGGCAAAAAGGAACCTGAACCAAACCGAAAGGCATGTGTCTCAGCCCACAGACACGGCTGTGGAGACCTATGATACATCTTCTGAATTGGAGAACGAAGAAGCGTCTGATATCGGTATTGCAAATGCTGAGCATCGCAGTTTAGATCACGCGGTGAATAGAAGTGGAGAGGTCAGCAGAGGTGGATGGCTATTCCTCGCTGCCGCCCCAATTGTCAGTATTGTTGGTATTGTTCTCATTTTCTGGTTAAGAAAACCGTCCGGTGATGTGAGAATTCAGGGCGGCGCCAGGGAACAGCCTCTGCACAGATCTCAGAGCAACTCATCTCCAGCGGACAGAAACAGGAGATGGTGGTCTATCTTTTAG